A single window of Diachasmimorpha longicaudata isolate KC_UGA_2023 chromosome 12, iyDiaLong2, whole genome shotgun sequence DNA harbors:
- the LOC135167890 gene encoding protein phosphatase 1 regulatory subunit 12A isoform X6 — protein sequence MSLETRSSSALFKRAEQLKRWELSETNSQPAQPKQIARKIKFSADCVFLAACAAGDKEEVVRLLQKGADINTGNVDGLTALHQACIDDDLDMVEFLVEQGADINRGDNEGWTPLHATASCGFISIAKYLIEQGCNLAAVNNDGELAVDIAESNEMEDLLQQHINKAGIDCDQARSEEERSMLSDARAWRSGAPGKDSTHPRSGATALHVAAAKGYIKVMNILLQARCDVNAQDYDGWTPLHGAAHWGQIEACKLLVESFCDMDMKNYAGQTAFDIADNDILKALEELQKKQQTMVKDHPQLNNKKQPMIPKKRVSPTIENAVVSQEGNETFEEETPNKVIKVELEIQSDKEDTSAGTNSDVESGEETDIEGSEVEGESESNSDTQTSSASNRSNTSDQSVGLTDDEKKNRANKDDTGPLSPVPSTEISKVPNQAPILPPKQQPENTEEGIIPSWRRSGSFRNRIQEAESTNSLTSKMEDKDNSPTKTPIIPNKVNPEPEVVLRRTHSFEKDEKFYEQYLALQARIMASSCPTLHRCHQATPYHTNATTTRSASLRETHRKKEVKLNLELPRVPQESNATSPTSASNKLLSSPTLPTGTSSASATSTAVTTTTTSPVPANQIRSVQSVETSSANVSPTRNTATTASAPNTPAGSKLSPGNIFKNFFKSFVPPVRDEESETQRKAHAKRVRETRRSTQGVTLDEIKSAEQLVKKKQQQNNDTAPTSAPQFQLEDANNKSSDTTTAYIRRPSSGTGIPRPSSAPVETITTGTADATVTLPLRRTLKSPEDKEQDKENDSRNVQATQAVIQRRRRPKRRSTGVVHVDMDEIDPEKQDGSSVGEGEETKNNQTESGNERSGRSSRLGSVTSVSCEVPSTPSRTKSTNSENGELDYKKLWEESQAENERLKDKLRRSDDQLKETRSLLEKAQSNQNKAALSEAEKRERRAMERKLSEMEEELKQLQKLKAENERLKAENRALTRVVSKLTNTTK from the exons GCCTGCATCGACGATGATCTGGACATGGTGGAGTTTCTCGTGGAACAGGGTGCTGATATTAATCGTGGAGATAACGAGGGGTGGACACCGTTACATGCCACCGCCTCCTGCGGATTTATATCTATTGCTAA GTACTTAATTGAACAAGGCTGTAATCTAGCAGCTGTAAATAACGATGGTGAGCTAGCAGTGGACATCGCTGAGAGCAACGAAATGGAGGATCTCCTTCAACAGCACATCAACAAAGCAG GCATCGATTGCGATCAGGCGAGAAGCGAGGAGGAGAGATCGATGTTGAGTGACGCGAGAGCCTGGCGATCTGGAGCACCCGGTAAAGATTCCACTCATCCACGCTCTGGTGCTACTGCGCTTCACGTTGCCGCCGCCAAGGGTTATATAAAAGTTATGAACATACTTTTGCAAGCAAGGTGCGATGTCAATGCACAGGATTACGATGGCTGGACACCACTTCATGGTGCAGCACATTGGGGACAAATTGAGGCTTGTAAACTACTTGTTGAGAGCTTTTGTGATAtggatatgaaaaattatgcg GGCCAAACAGCATTTGATATAGCGGACAATGACATTCTGAAGGCTTTAGAAGAGTTACAGAAGAAACAGCAGACGATGGTGAAGGATCACCCCCAGttgaataacaaaaaacaaCCAATGATACCAAAGAAGAG AGTGTCTCCAACCATTGAGAATGCTGTCGTGTCCCAAGAGGGTAATGAAACGTTCGAGGAGGAGACACCCAATAAGGTGATAAAAGTTGAACTAGAAATTCAGTCGGATAAAGAGGATACGAGTGCAGGAACGAATAGTGATGTTG AGAGTGGAGAAGAGACTGATATTGAAGGGAGCGAAGTTGAGGGTGAGTCTGAGAGTAACTCAGACACACAGACTTCCTCAGCCTCCAATCGGTCTAATACTTCCGATCAGTCAGTAGGTCTTACAGATGATG AGAAGAAGAATAGGGCTAATAAAGATGACACTGGACCACTCAGTCCAGTGCCCTCCACAGAAATATCCAAGGTGCCTAATCAA gCTCCAATATTGCCACCAAAACAACAGCCTGAAAATACGGAAGAGGGTATTATTCCGTCCTGGAGGCGCTCCGGTTCGTTTAGAAATAGAATTCAAGAAGCTGAGTCCACGAATTCGTTAACATCTA aaATGGAAGATAAGGATAATTCACCGACCAAAACCCCGATAATCCCCAACAAAGTAAACCCCGAGCCCGAAGTCGTTCTCCGGAGGACTCACAGCTTCGAGAAAGACGAAAA GTTCTATGAGCAGTACCTGGCATTGCAAGCTCGAATCATGGCATCTTCCTGCCCCACACTCCACCGCTGTCATCAAGCTACTCCCTACCACACCAACGCTACGACCACTCGTTCTGCGTCCTTGCGCGAAACTCACAG aaaaaaagagGTGAAGCTCAACCTGGAGCTACCCCGAGTCCCGCAGGAGAGCAACGCCACGTCCCCTACATCTGCCTCAAACAAACTCTTGTCCTCACCAACACTGCCAACTGGTACCAGCTCCGCCAGTGCTACATCCACTGCcgtaacaacaacaacaacaagtCCAGTTCCAGCCAATCAAATTCGCAG CGTACAATCGGTGGAAACAAGCTCAGCAAACGTTTCACCCACTCGTAACACAGCGACAACAGCGTCAGCGCCAAATACACCAGCTGGAAGCAAACTCAGTCCTGGAAATATCTTCAAGAATTTCTTCAA ATCATTTGTACCACCTGTTCGTGATGAGGAGAGCGAAACCCAGAGGAAGGCCCACGCGAAGAGAGTCCGAGAGACTCGACGATCCACTCAGGGCGTCACTCTGGATGAGATAAAGAGTGCAGAGCAACTAGTGAAGAAGAAACAACAGCAGAATAACGACACAGCTCCAACGTCTGCACCCCAG TTTCAGTTGGAAGACGCCAACAATAAATCATCGGACACGACAACAGCGTACATAAGAAGGCCTTCGAGTGGAACGGGAATACCTAGACCCAGTTCAGCTCCAGTGGAAACAATTACCACTGGTACAGCCGATGCAACGGTTACCCTACCACTCAGACGAACCTTGAAATCACCTGAGGACAAAG AACAAGACAAGGAGAATGACAGTAGAAATGTCCAGGCCACACAGGCAGTCATTCAGAGGCGAAGGAGGCCCAAAAGAAGATCGACAGGTGTTGTTCACGTGGACATGGAT GAGATAGATCCAGAGAAGCAGGATGGCTCTAGTGTTGGGGAAGGTGAGGAGACGAAGAATAATCAGACTGAG aGTGGCAACGAACGCTCCGGTCGATCGAGCCGCCTCGGCTCAGTCACGTCAGTATCCTGCGAGGTACCGTCCACTCCGAGTAGAACAAAATCTACAAACTCCGAAAATGGAGAACTGGATTATAAGAAACTCTGGGAGGAGTCCCAAGCGGAGAACGAGAGATTGAAGGACAAGCTGAGGAGGTCGGACGACCAGCTGAAGGAGACCAGGAGTTTGTTGGAGAAGGCTCAGAGTAATCAAAATAAAGCTGCCTTGTCGGAGGCTGAGAAACGGGAGAGACGGGCGATGGAGAGAAAGCTCTCTGAGATGGAGGAAGAACTCAAG CAATTGCAAAAGCTCAAAGCCGAAAATGAGCGATTGAAAGCCGAAAATCGGGCACTTACCCGCGTCGTATCCAAACTCACCAATACTACTAAATAG
- the LOC135167890 gene encoding protein phosphatase 1 regulatory subunit 12A isoform X1 codes for MSLETRSSSALFKRAEQLKRWELSETNSQPAQPKQIARKIKFSADCVFLAACAAGDKEEVVRLLQKGADINTGNVDGLTALHQACIDDDLDMVEFLVEQGADINRGDNEGWTPLHATASCGFISIAKYLIEQGCNLAAVNNDGELAVDIAESNEMEDLLQQHINKAGIDCDQARSEEERSMLSDARAWRSGAPGKDSTHPRSGATALHVAAAKGYIKVMNILLQARCDVNAQDYDGWTPLHGAAHWGQIEACKLLVESFCDMDMKNYAGQTAFDIADNDILKALEELQKKQQTMVKDHPQLNNKKQPMIPKKRVSPTIENAVVSQEGNETFEEETPNKVIKVELEIQSDKEDTSAGTNSDVESGEETDIEGSEVEGESESNSDTQTSSASNRSNTSDQSVGLTDDEKKNRANKDDTGPLSPVPSTEISKVPNQAPILPPKQQPENTEEGIIPSWRRSGSFRNRIQEAESTNSLTSKMEDKDNSPTKTPIIPNKVNPEPEVVLRRTHSFEKDEKFYEQYLALQARIMASSCPTLHRCHQATPYHTNATTTRSASLRETHRKKEVKLNLELPRVPQESNATSPTSASNKLLSSPTLPTGTSSASATSTAVTTTTTSPVPANQIRSVQSVETSSANVSPTRNTATTASAPNTPAGSKLSPGNIFKNFFKSFVPPVRDEESETQRKAHAKRVRETRRSTQGVTLDEIKSAEQLVKKKQQQNNDTAPTSAPQPAASLGQTASITATITTATPTTVTPNKLPEETNLPERRPSWRLRVDNGSKFQLEDANNKSSDTTTAYIRRPSSGTGIPRPSSAPVETITTGTADATVTLPLRRTLKSPEDKEQDKENDSRNVQATQAVIQRRRRPKRRSTGVVHVDMDEIDPEKQDGSSVGEGEETKNNQTESGNERSGRSSRLGSVTSVSCEVPSTPSRTKSTNSENGELDYKKLWEESQAENERLKDKLRRSDDQLKETRSLLEKAQSNQNKAALSEAEKRERRAMERKLSEMEEELKQLQKLKAENERLKAENRALTRVVSKLTNTTK; via the exons GCCTGCATCGACGATGATCTGGACATGGTGGAGTTTCTCGTGGAACAGGGTGCTGATATTAATCGTGGAGATAACGAGGGGTGGACACCGTTACATGCCACCGCCTCCTGCGGATTTATATCTATTGCTAA GTACTTAATTGAACAAGGCTGTAATCTAGCAGCTGTAAATAACGATGGTGAGCTAGCAGTGGACATCGCTGAGAGCAACGAAATGGAGGATCTCCTTCAACAGCACATCAACAAAGCAG GCATCGATTGCGATCAGGCGAGAAGCGAGGAGGAGAGATCGATGTTGAGTGACGCGAGAGCCTGGCGATCTGGAGCACCCGGTAAAGATTCCACTCATCCACGCTCTGGTGCTACTGCGCTTCACGTTGCCGCCGCCAAGGGTTATATAAAAGTTATGAACATACTTTTGCAAGCAAGGTGCGATGTCAATGCACAGGATTACGATGGCTGGACACCACTTCATGGTGCAGCACATTGGGGACAAATTGAGGCTTGTAAACTACTTGTTGAGAGCTTTTGTGATAtggatatgaaaaattatgcg GGCCAAACAGCATTTGATATAGCGGACAATGACATTCTGAAGGCTTTAGAAGAGTTACAGAAGAAACAGCAGACGATGGTGAAGGATCACCCCCAGttgaataacaaaaaacaaCCAATGATACCAAAGAAGAG AGTGTCTCCAACCATTGAGAATGCTGTCGTGTCCCAAGAGGGTAATGAAACGTTCGAGGAGGAGACACCCAATAAGGTGATAAAAGTTGAACTAGAAATTCAGTCGGATAAAGAGGATACGAGTGCAGGAACGAATAGTGATGTTG AGAGTGGAGAAGAGACTGATATTGAAGGGAGCGAAGTTGAGGGTGAGTCTGAGAGTAACTCAGACACACAGACTTCCTCAGCCTCCAATCGGTCTAATACTTCCGATCAGTCAGTAGGTCTTACAGATGATG AGAAGAAGAATAGGGCTAATAAAGATGACACTGGACCACTCAGTCCAGTGCCCTCCACAGAAATATCCAAGGTGCCTAATCAA gCTCCAATATTGCCACCAAAACAACAGCCTGAAAATACGGAAGAGGGTATTATTCCGTCCTGGAGGCGCTCCGGTTCGTTTAGAAATAGAATTCAAGAAGCTGAGTCCACGAATTCGTTAACATCTA aaATGGAAGATAAGGATAATTCACCGACCAAAACCCCGATAATCCCCAACAAAGTAAACCCCGAGCCCGAAGTCGTTCTCCGGAGGACTCACAGCTTCGAGAAAGACGAAAA GTTCTATGAGCAGTACCTGGCATTGCAAGCTCGAATCATGGCATCTTCCTGCCCCACACTCCACCGCTGTCATCAAGCTACTCCCTACCACACCAACGCTACGACCACTCGTTCTGCGTCCTTGCGCGAAACTCACAG aaaaaaagagGTGAAGCTCAACCTGGAGCTACCCCGAGTCCCGCAGGAGAGCAACGCCACGTCCCCTACATCTGCCTCAAACAAACTCTTGTCCTCACCAACACTGCCAACTGGTACCAGCTCCGCCAGTGCTACATCCACTGCcgtaacaacaacaacaacaagtCCAGTTCCAGCCAATCAAATTCGCAG CGTACAATCGGTGGAAACAAGCTCAGCAAACGTTTCACCCACTCGTAACACAGCGACAACAGCGTCAGCGCCAAATACACCAGCTGGAAGCAAACTCAGTCCTGGAAATATCTTCAAGAATTTCTTCAA ATCATTTGTACCACCTGTTCGTGATGAGGAGAGCGAAACCCAGAGGAAGGCCCACGCGAAGAGAGTCCGAGAGACTCGACGATCCACTCAGGGCGTCACTCTGGATGAGATAAAGAGTGCAGAGCAACTAGTGAAGAAGAAACAACAGCAGAATAACGACACAGCTCCAACGTCTGCACCCCAG CCTGCAGCTTCACTCGGTCAAACAGCCTCGATCACAGCTACGATAACAACAGCAACTCCTACGACTGTAACTCCAAACAAATTACCTGAGGAGACTAACCTGCCTGAAAGACGACCCTCGTGGCGGTTGAGGGTAGATAATGGGAGCAAG TTTCAGTTGGAAGACGCCAACAATAAATCATCGGACACGACAACAGCGTACATAAGAAGGCCTTCGAGTGGAACGGGAATACCTAGACCCAGTTCAGCTCCAGTGGAAACAATTACCACTGGTACAGCCGATGCAACGGTTACCCTACCACTCAGACGAACCTTGAAATCACCTGAGGACAAAG AACAAGACAAGGAGAATGACAGTAGAAATGTCCAGGCCACACAGGCAGTCATTCAGAGGCGAAGGAGGCCCAAAAGAAGATCGACAGGTGTTGTTCACGTGGACATGGAT GAGATAGATCCAGAGAAGCAGGATGGCTCTAGTGTTGGGGAAGGTGAGGAGACGAAGAATAATCAGACTGAG aGTGGCAACGAACGCTCCGGTCGATCGAGCCGCCTCGGCTCAGTCACGTCAGTATCCTGCGAGGTACCGTCCACTCCGAGTAGAACAAAATCTACAAACTCCGAAAATGGAGAACTGGATTATAAGAAACTCTGGGAGGAGTCCCAAGCGGAGAACGAGAGATTGAAGGACAAGCTGAGGAGGTCGGACGACCAGCTGAAGGAGACCAGGAGTTTGTTGGAGAAGGCTCAGAGTAATCAAAATAAAGCTGCCTTGTCGGAGGCTGAGAAACGGGAGAGACGGGCGATGGAGAGAAAGCTCTCTGAGATGGAGGAAGAACTCAAG CAATTGCAAAAGCTCAAAGCCGAAAATGAGCGATTGAAAGCCGAAAATCGGGCACTTACCCGCGTCGTATCCAAACTCACCAATACTACTAAATAG
- the LOC135167890 gene encoding protein phosphatase 1 regulatory subunit 12A isoform X5 produces MSLETRSSSALFKRAEQLKRWELSETNSQPAQPKQIARKIKFSADCVFLAACAAGDKEEVVRLLQKGADINTGNVDGLTALHQACIDDDLDMVEFLVEQGADINRGDNEGWTPLHATASCGFISIAKYLIEQGCNLAAVNNDGELAVDIAESNEMEDLLQQHINKAGIDCDQARSEEERSMLSDARAWRSGAPGKDSTHPRSGATALHVAAAKGYIKVMNILLQARCDVNAQDYDGWTPLHGAAHWGQIEACKLLVESFCDMDMKNYAGQTAFDIADNDILKALEELQKKQQTMVKDHPQLNNKKQPMIPKKRVSPTIENAVVSQEGNETFEEETPNKVIKVELEIQSDKEDTSAGTNSDVESGEETDIEGSEVEGESESNSDTQTSSASNRSNTSDQSVGLTDDEKKNRANKDDTGPLSPVPSTEISKVPNQAPILPPKQQPENTEEGIIPSWRRSGSFRNRIQEAESTNSLTSKMEDKDNSPTKTPIIPNKVNPEPEVVLRRTHSFEKDEKKKEVKLNLELPRVPQESNATSPTSASNKLLSSPTLPTGTSSASATSTAVTTTTTSPVPANQIRSVQSVETSSANVSPTRNTATTASAPNTPAGSKLSPGNIFKNFFKSFVPPVRDEESETQRKAHAKRVRETRRSTQGVTLDEIKSAEQLVKKKQQQNNDTAPTSAPQPAASLGQTASITATITTATPTTVTPNKLPEETNLPERRPSWRLRVDNGSKFQLEDANNKSSDTTTAYIRRPSSGTGIPRPSSAPVETITTGTADATVTLPLRRTLKSPEDKEQDKENDSRNVQATQAVIQRRRRPKRRSTGVVHVDMDEIDPEKQDGSSVGEGEETKNNQTESGNERSGRSSRLGSVTSVSCEVPSTPSRTKSTNSENGELDYKKLWEESQAENERLKDKLRRSDDQLKETRSLLEKAQSNQNKAALSEAEKRERRAMERKLSEMEEELKQLQKLKAENERLKAENRALTRVVSKLTNTTK; encoded by the exons GCCTGCATCGACGATGATCTGGACATGGTGGAGTTTCTCGTGGAACAGGGTGCTGATATTAATCGTGGAGATAACGAGGGGTGGACACCGTTACATGCCACCGCCTCCTGCGGATTTATATCTATTGCTAA GTACTTAATTGAACAAGGCTGTAATCTAGCAGCTGTAAATAACGATGGTGAGCTAGCAGTGGACATCGCTGAGAGCAACGAAATGGAGGATCTCCTTCAACAGCACATCAACAAAGCAG GCATCGATTGCGATCAGGCGAGAAGCGAGGAGGAGAGATCGATGTTGAGTGACGCGAGAGCCTGGCGATCTGGAGCACCCGGTAAAGATTCCACTCATCCACGCTCTGGTGCTACTGCGCTTCACGTTGCCGCCGCCAAGGGTTATATAAAAGTTATGAACATACTTTTGCAAGCAAGGTGCGATGTCAATGCACAGGATTACGATGGCTGGACACCACTTCATGGTGCAGCACATTGGGGACAAATTGAGGCTTGTAAACTACTTGTTGAGAGCTTTTGTGATAtggatatgaaaaattatgcg GGCCAAACAGCATTTGATATAGCGGACAATGACATTCTGAAGGCTTTAGAAGAGTTACAGAAGAAACAGCAGACGATGGTGAAGGATCACCCCCAGttgaataacaaaaaacaaCCAATGATACCAAAGAAGAG AGTGTCTCCAACCATTGAGAATGCTGTCGTGTCCCAAGAGGGTAATGAAACGTTCGAGGAGGAGACACCCAATAAGGTGATAAAAGTTGAACTAGAAATTCAGTCGGATAAAGAGGATACGAGTGCAGGAACGAATAGTGATGTTG AGAGTGGAGAAGAGACTGATATTGAAGGGAGCGAAGTTGAGGGTGAGTCTGAGAGTAACTCAGACACACAGACTTCCTCAGCCTCCAATCGGTCTAATACTTCCGATCAGTCAGTAGGTCTTACAGATGATG AGAAGAAGAATAGGGCTAATAAAGATGACACTGGACCACTCAGTCCAGTGCCCTCCACAGAAATATCCAAGGTGCCTAATCAA gCTCCAATATTGCCACCAAAACAACAGCCTGAAAATACGGAAGAGGGTATTATTCCGTCCTGGAGGCGCTCCGGTTCGTTTAGAAATAGAATTCAAGAAGCTGAGTCCACGAATTCGTTAACATCTA aaATGGAAGATAAGGATAATTCACCGACCAAAACCCCGATAATCCCCAACAAAGTAAACCCCGAGCCCGAAGTCGTTCTCCGGAGGACTCACAGCTTCGAGAAAGACGAAAA aaaaaaagagGTGAAGCTCAACCTGGAGCTACCCCGAGTCCCGCAGGAGAGCAACGCCACGTCCCCTACATCTGCCTCAAACAAACTCTTGTCCTCACCAACACTGCCAACTGGTACCAGCTCCGCCAGTGCTACATCCACTGCcgtaacaacaacaacaacaagtCCAGTTCCAGCCAATCAAATTCGCAG CGTACAATCGGTGGAAACAAGCTCAGCAAACGTTTCACCCACTCGTAACACAGCGACAACAGCGTCAGCGCCAAATACACCAGCTGGAAGCAAACTCAGTCCTGGAAATATCTTCAAGAATTTCTTCAA ATCATTTGTACCACCTGTTCGTGATGAGGAGAGCGAAACCCAGAGGAAGGCCCACGCGAAGAGAGTCCGAGAGACTCGACGATCCACTCAGGGCGTCACTCTGGATGAGATAAAGAGTGCAGAGCAACTAGTGAAGAAGAAACAACAGCAGAATAACGACACAGCTCCAACGTCTGCACCCCAG CCTGCAGCTTCACTCGGTCAAACAGCCTCGATCACAGCTACGATAACAACAGCAACTCCTACGACTGTAACTCCAAACAAATTACCTGAGGAGACTAACCTGCCTGAAAGACGACCCTCGTGGCGGTTGAGGGTAGATAATGGGAGCAAG TTTCAGTTGGAAGACGCCAACAATAAATCATCGGACACGACAACAGCGTACATAAGAAGGCCTTCGAGTGGAACGGGAATACCTAGACCCAGTTCAGCTCCAGTGGAAACAATTACCACTGGTACAGCCGATGCAACGGTTACCCTACCACTCAGACGAACCTTGAAATCACCTGAGGACAAAG AACAAGACAAGGAGAATGACAGTAGAAATGTCCAGGCCACACAGGCAGTCATTCAGAGGCGAAGGAGGCCCAAAAGAAGATCGACAGGTGTTGTTCACGTGGACATGGAT GAGATAGATCCAGAGAAGCAGGATGGCTCTAGTGTTGGGGAAGGTGAGGAGACGAAGAATAATCAGACTGAG aGTGGCAACGAACGCTCCGGTCGATCGAGCCGCCTCGGCTCAGTCACGTCAGTATCCTGCGAGGTACCGTCCACTCCGAGTAGAACAAAATCTACAAACTCCGAAAATGGAGAACTGGATTATAAGAAACTCTGGGAGGAGTCCCAAGCGGAGAACGAGAGATTGAAGGACAAGCTGAGGAGGTCGGACGACCAGCTGAAGGAGACCAGGAGTTTGTTGGAGAAGGCTCAGAGTAATCAAAATAAAGCTGCCTTGTCGGAGGCTGAGAAACGGGAGAGACGGGCGATGGAGAGAAAGCTCTCTGAGATGGAGGAAGAACTCAAG CAATTGCAAAAGCTCAAAGCCGAAAATGAGCGATTGAAAGCCGAAAATCGGGCACTTACCCGCGTCGTATCCAAACTCACCAATACTACTAAATAG